The following proteins come from a genomic window of Flavobacteriales bacterium:
- a CDS encoding HAD family hydrolase yields MNKAVFLDRDGVINMERDTYTYLREDFVLVDGMLDQLKRLQEAGYLLVVISNQSGISKGLYRHEEVLELHEVFLKQCADAGVNVAGFYYCPHHPDYGRCLCRKPDSLMLEKALARFNIDAGRSFMIGDKPRDIEAAEKAGVKGLLVDANAPIQPLVNQILQMS; encoded by the coding sequence ATGAATAAAGCGGTTTTTCTGGACAGGGACGGGGTGATCAACATGGAACGAGATACCTACACATATCTTCGGGAAGATTTTGTGTTGGTGGACGGCATGCTTGATCAGTTGAAAAGGCTACAGGAGGCCGGTTATCTTCTGGTCGTGATCAGCAATCAGAGCGGTATTTCCAAAGGGTTGTATCGCCATGAAGAAGTGCTTGAACTGCATGAGGTGTTTTTGAAGCAATGTGCGGATGCCGGGGTGAACGTAGCAGGATTCTATTATTGTCCGCACCATCCGGATTATGGACGCTGTCTTTGCCGGAAACCGGATTCACTGATGCTGGAAAAAGCGCTGGCGCGATTTAATATAGACGCCGGACGTTCATTTATGATCGGCGACAAACCACGTGATATAGAAGCCGCTGAAAAAGCAGGGGTGAAGGGCTTGCTGGTAGATGCCAATGCACCAATACAACCTCTTGTCAATCAAATTCTGCAAATGTCATGA
- a CDS encoding rhomboid family intramembrane serine protease: protein MITYIIIAGTALFSIQAFQKHDLFLKHTFNPYIVNRNREWHRFFTHALLHADWTHLLVNMLVLYFFGPTVEKAYQMNFGLVGSLYFVLLYVGSVVVSIYPTFEKHRNNPGYNSVGASGAVSAVVFASILFHPERNICLWGILCLPAILWSVLYLVYSWQMGKRGRDNINHSAHFFGAVFGILFTILLDTDIAVRFYQTIRFLYF, encoded by the coding sequence TTGATTACATACATCATTATTGCAGGTACGGCCCTTTTCTCCATTCAGGCTTTTCAGAAGCACGATCTGTTTCTGAAGCATACTTTCAATCCGTACATCGTTAACCGAAACCGGGAATGGCACCGCTTCTTTACGCATGCCCTGCTGCATGCAGACTGGACCCATCTGTTGGTAAACATGCTGGTGCTGTATTTTTTCGGTCCGACAGTTGAAAAGGCTTACCAGATGAATTTTGGTCTCGTGGGATCGTTGTATTTTGTACTCCTCTACGTCGGGTCCGTGGTGGTGTCCATTTATCCCACATTTGAAAAGCATAGGAACAACCCGGGCTACAATAGCGTCGGGGCTTCCGGAGCCGTCTCTGCCGTTGTCTTTGCGAGCATACTTTTTCACCCGGAACGGAACATTTGTCTTTGGGGTATCTTATGTTTGCCTGCGATTCTGTGGTCTGTTCTTTACCTGGTCTATTCCTGGCAAATGGGAAAGCGGGGCCGCGACAATATCAACCACAGTGCGCACTTCTTCGGAGCTGTTTTTGGAATTCTGTTTACCATTTTGCTGGATACCGATATCGCGGTGAGGTTTTATCAAACCATACGTTTTCTGTATTTCTGA
- a CDS encoding PLP-dependent transferase, translating to MSDYQEFETQVIRIQSDRTQNGEHAVPLYLTSSFTFDDAEEMRAAFAGEMDRNIYSRFSNPNTGELIEKMCRLEECEAGYAFASGMAGIFASFVGVLKQGDHILASRSIFGAIHTILTKVLPNFGITHTLADAHQPDTWEALIKPNTKMIFLETPSNPGLDIIDLEWAGNLADKHGLILNVDNCFATPYLQRPSDYGAHIISHSATKYIDGQGRVLGGIVVGKKKYIDEIYSFARATGPAMSPFNAWVLSKSLETLAVRMDRHCSNAMNLAKCLDNHPEVDWVRYPYLTSHPQYEIAQRQMKAGGGIVTFQLKGGLERGKNFLNALQMASLTANLGDTRTIATHPASTTHAKLTDEERQEVGITPGLVRISVGLESVIDIIKDIEQALTKSK from the coding sequence ATGAGTGATTACCAGGAATTTGAAACCCAGGTCATCCGTATACAATCGGATCGGACCCAAAACGGCGAACATGCCGTCCCGCTATATCTGACATCCAGTTTTACGTTCGACGATGCCGAGGAAATGCGCGCTGCATTTGCCGGTGAGATGGACCGCAACATTTACAGTCGCTTCTCCAATCCCAACACAGGTGAACTGATTGAAAAAATGTGCCGGTTGGAAGAATGCGAGGCTGGATATGCCTTTGCTTCCGGTATGGCAGGGATATTCGCCTCTTTTGTCGGGGTTCTGAAACAAGGCGATCATATCCTTGCTTCCAGATCCATTTTCGGAGCCATTCATACCATTCTTACAAAGGTGTTGCCTAATTTCGGGATCACCCATACGCTGGCGGATGCCCATCAACCGGATACCTGGGAAGCCCTGATCAAACCCAACACAAAAATGATCTTTCTGGAAACCCCTTCTAATCCGGGACTGGATATCATTGATCTGGAATGGGCAGGCAACCTGGCGGACAAACACGGCTTGATCCTGAATGTGGATAACTGTTTTGCCACGCCTTATCTGCAGCGTCCTTCGGACTACGGTGCGCATATCATCTCCCATTCAGCCACCAAGTATATCGATGGCCAGGGACGTGTGCTCGGCGGTATCGTGGTCGGAAAGAAAAAATACATTGATGAGATATACAGCTTCGCAAGAGCTACAGGACCTGCTATGTCACCGTTCAATGCATGGGTGCTGAGTAAGAGTCTTGAAACACTTGCCGTGCGGATGGATCGTCATTGCTCCAATGCCATGAACCTGGCGAAATGCCTGGACAACCATCCTGAAGTGGACTGGGTTCGCTATCCTTATCTCACATCCCATCCCCAGTACGAGATTGCCCAAAGGCAAATGAAAGCCGGAGGTGGCATTGTGACGTTTCAACTGAAGGGTGGACTGGAGCGCGGTAAGAATTTCTTGAATGCTTTACAAATGGCATCGCTTACCGCAAACCTCGGCGATACCAGAACCATTGCAACACATCCTGCCTCTACCACACATGCGAAACTGACTGATGAGGAAAGGCAGGAGGTGGGGATCACACCCGGTCTGGTGCGTATCTCCGTAGGACTTGAGAGCGTCATAGATATTATCAAGGACATAGAGCAGGCGCTGACAAAATCAAAGTAA
- a CDS encoding OsmC family protein — MKISLKRLDDAFQFEASGEDGHSIIMDGSPAIGGQGMGVRPMQTLLMGLGGCSAIDVVSILKKQRQQITDFRIEVDGEREPNKEPSLWKDVHVRFMLEGDIDPDKAMRAVQLSMDKYCSVAKTLEKTANITYSVYVNDTESVPS, encoded by the coding sequence ATGAAAATATCTTTGAAAAGGCTGGACGATGCTTTTCAGTTTGAAGCATCCGGTGAAGACGGACATTCCATTATCATGGATGGGTCACCGGCAATTGGCGGACAGGGAATGGGTGTGAGACCCATGCAAACATTATTGATGGGACTCGGCGGTTGCAGTGCCATAGATGTCGTGAGCATTCTGAAAAAGCAGAGGCAACAAATCACAGACTTCCGCATTGAGGTAGACGGGGAAAGAGAACCCAATAAGGAACCGTCATTATGGAAGGATGTTCATGTGCGGTTTATGCTGGAAGGGGATATCGATCCGGACAAGGCCATGAGGGCCGTGCAACTGTCAATGGATAAATATTGCTCCGTAGCAAAAACCCTTGAAAAAACAGCAAACATAACCTATTCCGTTTATGTGAATGATACAGAATCCGTACCGTCATGA
- the metX gene encoding homoserine O-acetyltransferase, with the protein MQILKTSLTLPLERGGEIVHPEIAYHTYGQLNEAKDNVIWIMHHLTANSDAAEWWPDLVGESKLFDPTTHFIVCANNLGSCYGSTGPASISPETGQPYLGSFPPITIRDIVAMHRILKDHLQIKSVALAVGGSMGGYQVLEWNLMEPGLIKANMVLATNARETAWAIGIHETQRMAIALDPTWKKGALNDAAQGLSLARAIGMLSYRSFEIFKQAQSDQEPVFENTRVASYLHYQGKKLVDRYNAYSYWALSYAMDSHHLGRGRGSLEEVLASIKSPTLVLGIGSDILCPVSEQEFLTKHLGSARLCIIDSMYGHDGFMVESGPITRAARDFLNELSSSL; encoded by the coding sequence ATGCAGATACTTAAGACCAGTCTTACATTGCCACTGGAAAGAGGCGGTGAGATCGTTCATCCGGAAATTGCCTATCACACTTATGGGCAATTAAATGAAGCGAAAGACAACGTCATCTGGATCATGCACCATCTGACAGCGAATTCGGATGCAGCAGAATGGTGGCCAGACCTGGTGGGAGAAAGCAAACTTTTTGACCCGACCACCCATTTCATTGTTTGCGCAAACAACCTCGGATCATGCTATGGCAGCACGGGTCCGGCAAGCATTTCCCCTGAGACAGGACAACCATATCTGGGTTCATTTCCACCCATTACGATCCGGGATATCGTAGCCATGCACCGGATACTGAAAGACCATCTTCAAATCAAATCCGTCGCTTTGGCGGTGGGTGGCTCCATGGGTGGCTATCAGGTACTGGAATGGAACCTGATGGAACCGGGCCTGATCAAAGCCAATATGGTGCTGGCTACAAATGCACGGGAAACCGCATGGGCCATCGGCATTCATGAAACCCAACGAATGGCGATTGCCCTCGATCCTACCTGGAAAAAAGGAGCATTGAATGATGCCGCGCAGGGATTATCCCTGGCCCGTGCCATAGGCATGTTGAGTTACCGGAGTTTTGAGATATTCAAGCAGGCGCAGTCGGATCAGGAACCCGTATTTGAGAACACCAGGGTTGCCTCCTACCTTCATTACCAGGGCAAAAAGTTGGTTGACCGCTACAATGCATACTCATACTGGGCATTATCTTACGCCATGGACAGCCATCATCTCGGAAGAGGCAGGGGATCACTGGAGGAAGTCCTTGCATCCATCAAATCCCCTACACTGGTTCTGGGCATCGGCAGCGATATTCTTTGCCCCGTATCTGAACAGGAATTCCTCACCAAACACCTTGGCTCGGCACGTTTGTGCATCATCGATTCAATGTACGGTCACGATGGGTTCATGGTTGAATCCGGCCCTATCACCAGGGCCGCCAGGGATTTCCTGAACGAACTAAGCAGTTCACTTTAA
- a CDS encoding universal stress protein: MNSSTNNILVPVDFTEQSLIALSQSYNLARLMNAEITLLKVIEEHGFLSNIFQKHEEEVTAEITAKLDALAAETSEKAGVKVNTMIAKGKPYAKILEVSQMIQAKLILMGTSGGHGGIRGRFIGSNALHIVKETTCPVITIRGKQHREGCQKVVLPLDLTKETKQKVDYVIQFAKSFNSEVIVVSALFTKDEFIVNKLHRQLQQVKNFIEENGLKCNAEIVKGIKGDETEADVIIDYAKRVESDLIVIMTQQENEFTDFFLGSTAQQIISESEIPVLSLVPEKSKDGSHITTPY; the protein is encoded by the coding sequence ATGAATTCATCTACAAACAATATTTTGGTGCCGGTAGACTTTACCGAGCAATCCCTGATTGCATTATCGCAATCCTACAACCTGGCACGTTTGATGAATGCGGAGATAACACTTCTGAAGGTGATAGAGGAACATGGCTTCCTTTCGAATATTTTTCAGAAGCATGAAGAGGAGGTGACCGCTGAAATTACTGCTAAGCTGGACGCTTTGGCTGCCGAAACATCTGAAAAGGCAGGTGTAAAGGTGAATACAATGATTGCAAAAGGTAAGCCTTATGCCAAGATCCTTGAGGTTTCACAAATGATCCAGGCAAAGCTGATCCTGATGGGAACCAGTGGTGGTCATGGCGGTATCAGAGGTCGTTTTATCGGCTCCAATGCACTGCATATTGTAAAGGAAACCACCTGCCCGGTGATAACCATTCGTGGAAAGCAACACAGGGAAGGTTGTCAGAAGGTGGTTCTGCCCCTTGATCTTACAAAGGAAACCAAGCAGAAGGTAGACTACGTTATCCAATTTGCAAAGAGTTTCAATTCCGAAGTTATTGTTGTCAGCGCCTTGTTCACCAAGGATGAGTTTATTGTGAATAAACTACACAGACAACTTCAGCAGGTGAAGAATTTTATTGAGGAGAACGGTCTGAAATGCAATGCTGAAATCGTAAAAGGAATAAAAGGTGATGAAACCGAGGCAGATGTGATCATAGACTACGCCAAACGCGTGGAAAGTGATCTGATCGTGATCATGACACAGCAGGAGAATGAATTTACCGATTTCTTCCTGGGATCTACTGCCCAGCAAATCATCTCCGAATCGGAAATACCTGTGCTTTCACTGGTGCCTGAAAAGTCAAAGGATGGTAGTCATATAACTACACCTTACTAA
- a CDS encoding sugar transferase: MSLKRLFDLAFALVCFFLIFPFLFLISIWIILDSRGGVFYSQQRIGKNGIPFQLMKFRTMRPDSHKKGLLTIGFHDQRITRAGRWLRKYKMDEWPQLLNIIAGDMSFVGPRPEVKKYVDLYTEEQRKVLTVQPGLTDYASIEYFDENEVLARSDNPEQTYISEVMPRKLALNMKYISEKGMATDIKIIWKTFLRILQG; this comes from the coding sequence ATGAGCCTCAAACGGTTATTTGATCTTGCTTTTGCCCTCGTCTGCTTCTTTCTGATCTTCCCCTTTCTGTTCCTGATCTCGATCTGGATCATCCTGGACTCCCGGGGTGGTGTGTTTTATTCCCAGCAACGTATCGGAAAGAACGGAATACCGTTTCAATTAATGAAGTTCAGAACCATGCGACCCGACTCTCACAAAAAGGGTTTGTTGACGATCGGTTTTCATGACCAGAGAATTACCAGGGCAGGGAGGTGGCTCAGGAAGTATAAGATGGATGAGTGGCCGCAACTGCTGAATATCATTGCGGGAGATATGAGTTTTGTAGGACCCCGACCGGAAGTGAAAAAGTATGTAGACTTGTATACCGAAGAACAAAGGAAGGTACTAACCGTGCAACCCGGGCTGACTGACTACGCTTCGATTGAATATTTTGATGAGAATGAAGTTCTGGCCCGTTCCGATAATCCTGAACAAACATACATCTCAGAGGTCATGCCCAGGAAACTTGCCCTGAATATGAAATATATTTCGGAGAAGGGGATGGCGACGGATATTAAGATTATCTGGAAGACCTTTCTCAGGATACTGCAGGGCTAA
- a CDS encoding DegT/DnrJ/EryC1/StrS family aminotransferase: MKVPFSPPRIDEHTVEAVAEVLRSGWITTGPKTKQFEHDLATYCGVERVLCLNSATAGLELMLRWFGVGPGDEVIVPAYTYCATANVVVHCGAKPVMVDVGADFNMSPEALRAAITERTKAVMPVDIGGWPCDYDAIRKVLNDDKVKSMFKPAGEHQEKLGRILLLSDAAHSFGAEYKGRKAGTLADVSVFSFHAVKNLTAAEGGAIAFSLPEVFKSEEIYRYLAIMSLHGQTKDALAKTSGSEWRYDVIDAGYKCNMTDIQAAIGALELKRYDETLARRKQIFEQYRDVFGKKNWAIIPPFEEDGVRSSFHVFLLRIKDVNEEIRDAIIKRIIEQQVFVNVHFTPLPLLTVYRERGYKMADYPVAYEQFKSEISLPVYFDLTDEAIQRVTDVVVEAVEHCIVKVG; the protein is encoded by the coding sequence ATGAAAGTTCCATTTTCACCACCCAGGATAGATGAGCACACCGTTGAAGCGGTAGCGGAGGTATTGCGTTCAGGGTGGATCACGACCGGTCCGAAAACAAAACAGTTTGAACATGATCTGGCTACATACTGTGGCGTTGAACGTGTGCTGTGCCTGAATTCGGCCACAGCAGGCCTTGAATTGATGCTGAGATGGTTCGGTGTTGGACCCGGCGATGAGGTGATTGTGCCGGCTTATACGTATTGTGCTACCGCCAATGTTGTGGTGCACTGCGGTGCGAAGCCTGTGATGGTTGATGTTGGCGCGGATTTTAACATGAGCCCTGAGGCCTTGCGGGCTGCCATCACCGAAAGAACCAAAGCGGTTATGCCTGTTGACATCGGTGGATGGCCGTGCGATTACGATGCCATACGCAAGGTATTGAATGATGACAAGGTGAAGTCGATGTTTAAGCCGGCAGGTGAACATCAGGAGAAGTTAGGGCGTATCCTTCTTCTGTCAGATGCAGCGCATTCTTTTGGCGCTGAATACAAGGGCAGGAAAGCGGGTACGTTGGCTGATGTAAGTGTGTTTTCATTTCATGCGGTTAAGAATCTTACGGCAGCTGAAGGTGGCGCCATTGCTTTTTCGCTACCTGAAGTTTTTAAATCGGAAGAAATTTATCGATATCTGGCCATCATGTCCCTGCATGGACAAACCAAGGATGCGCTCGCAAAGACTTCCGGCTCGGAATGGAGATATGACGTTATTGATGCTGGCTATAAGTGCAATATGACCGATATTCAGGCAGCCATTGGTGCACTGGAGCTCAAGAGGTATGATGAAACGCTAGCACGCCGCAAACAGATATTCGAACAGTATCGGGATGTTTTTGGTAAAAAGAATTGGGCCATCATTCCACCTTTTGAGGAAGATGGAGTCCGGTCCTCATTTCACGTATTTCTCCTGAGAATCAAAGATGTCAACGAGGAGATACGTGACGCCATTATTAAGAGGATCATTGAACAACAGGTATTTGTAAACGTGCATTTCACACCGCTGCCTTTATTGACCGTATACCGCGAACGTGGCTATAAAATGGCTGATTATCCGGTAGCTTATGAGCAGTTCAAGTCGGAAATCTCTCTGCCTGTATACTTTGATCTGACCGACGAAGCAATCCAAAGGGTTACTGATGTAGTGGTTGAGGCTGTGGAGCACTGTATTGTGAAGGTCGGCTAA
- a CDS encoding glycosyltransferase family 4 protein, which produces MKILLLTQYYPPETGAPQNRLSALARHLKMLGEDVEVLTAMPNYPAMRIFPGYEKRWYTREVVDGIKVHRAWIYVTGSKSIVPRLMNYFSFVFSSAWIGLSKLPRYDVVICESPPLFLGMSAWLMSRFRKAKMVFNVSDLWPESAEKLGLVTNPVILKLATWLEEGLYKSSWKVSGQTQGIVSDIVRRFPKKDIYLFRNGVDTSAYQDIHSDASWRSDIGLDKDCFVAVYAGIIGHAQGLDVILDAGKSLSSEKKIAFVLVGSGPEKDRLQERIRKEQIGNVHILDARSRAQVIGLISGCDAAVIPLKKQDLFLGAIPSKIFEALALKKPILLGVDGEARTLFIEEGKSGLYFEPENSDALAKQVLALKTDPALLGQLGRQGNEFVMSRFGWDEISKGFHKWLYE; this is translated from the coding sequence ATGAAGATTCTTCTGCTGACACAATACTATCCTCCGGAGACCGGGGCGCCGCAGAACAGACTATCAGCACTTGCGCGGCATCTGAAGATGTTGGGGGAGGACGTTGAGGTACTCACAGCCATGCCTAATTACCCGGCCATGCGAATCTTTCCGGGATATGAGAAACGATGGTATACGCGCGAGGTGGTGGATGGAATCAAGGTACACCGTGCATGGATATATGTGACCGGTTCAAAATCCATTGTTCCTCGCTTGATGAATTATTTTTCCTTTGTGTTTTCGTCTGCCTGGATTGGTCTTTCCAAACTTCCACGGTACGATGTGGTGATCTGTGAATCACCGCCTCTGTTTCTTGGGATGTCTGCCTGGCTTATGTCCCGGTTTAGAAAGGCAAAAATGGTGTTTAATGTATCCGACCTTTGGCCCGAAAGTGCTGAGAAGCTGGGCCTGGTAACCAATCCTGTGATACTTAAGTTGGCTACCTGGTTGGAGGAGGGTTTGTATAAATCGTCCTGGAAGGTTAGCGGCCAGACCCAGGGCATTGTTTCAGATATCGTAAGGCGCTTCCCCAAAAAGGATATTTATCTTTTTCGAAATGGTGTGGATACGTCCGCCTATCAGGATATCCATAGTGATGCTTCCTGGAGAAGCGATATCGGGTTGGATAAAGACTGCTTTGTGGCGGTTTATGCAGGTATTATTGGTCATGCTCAGGGATTGGATGTGATCCTGGATGCAGGCAAGTCCCTGTCATCTGAAAAAAAAATCGCATTTGTTCTGGTGGGCAGTGGCCCGGAGAAAGATCGCCTTCAGGAGAGGATTCGTAAGGAACAGATCGGCAATGTACATATCCTGGATGCCAGATCAAGGGCACAGGTGATCGGCCTGATCTCGGGTTGTGATGCGGCCGTTATTCCGCTTAAGAAGCAAGACTTATTTTTAGGTGCCATCCCTTCCAAGATATTTGAAGCCCTTGCATTGAAAAAGCCAATTCTCCTGGGTGTTGATGGTGAAGCCAGAACGCTTTTTATTGAGGAAGGCAAGTCCGGACTGTACTTTGAACCCGAAAATTCCGATGCATTGGCCAAACAGGTGTTGGCACTCAAAACCGACCCGGCTTTGCTTGGGCAATTGGGACGGCAGGGAAACGAATTCGTGATGTCCCGGTTTGGTTGGGATGAAATATCAAAGGGCTTTCATAAGTGGTTGTATGAGTAG
- a CDS encoding O-antigen ligase family protein produces MSGIILAVMVFMMPVFVRIVPLLAGLYLLNTLLSPAPRWHFPPRNIRPAWYLIMAFYLLHVVGLLYTEHLSLGTFDLQVKLPLLAFPLIIGLVVPPEPKVMFRIRRAFVFGCVAASLMCLGRAAWIYLVDGAFAFTYTALSFHMHVGYFAMYLLMALCFVYVEILEGKGYSSTRWLIVVFFLILMEVLLQSKMALLLTAMLLLTAVIASWLKKDRQRLSTGLALGAVLLYMLITQFIVTPDVSRVYMASKNLDLARTETDTKESSMIRLIIWRIAGNIMAEHPVIGVGTGDVMPELKSYYKDMNLMSAYDQQLNAHNQFFQTTIALGVMGLLVLIALLVCSLVLAWRSHAWRSLLFLIVTGGHFLTESVLETQAGTLFFGLFFSLLVLTEPRIREAITVKNQQVNDR; encoded by the coding sequence GTGAGCGGGATTATTCTGGCTGTCATGGTCTTTATGATGCCTGTTTTTGTGCGGATCGTTCCGCTGCTTGCCGGATTGTACCTTCTCAATACGCTTCTTTCTCCAGCTCCCAGATGGCATTTCCCTCCCAGGAATATCCGACCGGCCTGGTATCTGATCATGGCATTTTATCTGCTTCATGTTGTCGGGTTATTGTACACGGAGCATCTATCCCTGGGTACTTTTGATCTTCAGGTGAAACTGCCCTTGCTGGCTTTTCCATTGATCATTGGCCTGGTTGTGCCGCCGGAACCCAAAGTCATGTTCCGTATCCGCAGGGCATTCGTATTCGGTTGTGTTGCCGCCTCCCTGATGTGTCTGGGCAGAGCCGCGTGGATATATCTCGTTGACGGGGCATTTGCTTTCACATATACCGCGCTTTCATTTCATATGCATGTAGGGTACTTTGCGATGTACCTGCTTATGGCGCTTTGTTTTGTTTATGTGGAGATATTGGAAGGCAAAGGCTATTCAAGTACCCGCTGGTTGATCGTGGTTTTTTTCCTGATTCTGATGGAAGTATTGCTGCAATCTAAAATGGCTTTGTTGCTTACCGCGATGTTGTTGCTTACCGCCGTTATCGCTTCATGGCTGAAGAAGGATCGTCAGCGGTTGTCAACAGGTCTGGCTCTGGGGGCGGTGTTGCTCTACATGTTGATCACCCAATTTATTGTTACGCCGGATGTTTCCCGCGTATATATGGCGTCCAAAAACCTGGATCTGGCCAGGACAGAAACGGATACCAAGGAAAGTTCAATGATTCGGTTGATCATATGGAGAATTGCAGGGAATATCATGGCAGAGCATCCGGTCATAGGTGTCGGCACCGGGGATGTGATGCCGGAACTAAAATCCTATTATAAAGACATGAACCTGATGTCAGCATATGACCAGCAGTTGAATGCGCATAATCAGTTCTTTCAAACCACCATCGCATTGGGTGTCATGGGCCTGCTGGTATTAATTGCATTATTGGTATGTAGTTTGGTGCTTGCCTGGCGAAGTCATGCCTGGCGATCTTTGCTTTTTCTGATCGTGACCGGCGGGCACTTCCTGACTGAATCAGTGTTGGAAACACAAGCTGGAACGCTGTTTTTCGGGTTGTTCTTTTCTCTCCTGGTTTTAACCGAGCCCCGAATACGAGAAGCCATTACCGTCAAAAATCAGCAGGTGAACGACAGATGA
- a CDS encoding class I SAM-dependent methyltransferase produces the protein MTGMLKKWDNAIFGRYQNHYAQELEHSLQGCESLLDVGCGAYSPIRFFKQRLPHTMGIDAHEPSIERSRAENIHDDYRLMNVMEMDSVFGENSFDAVIASDLIEHLTKEDGLVLLKKMEKVARKKVVIYTPNGFLPQRAYDNNDLQVHLSGWEVDEMKALGYEVTGINGWKPLRGEFAEMRYKPKVLWGRVSLLTQPYTRHRPHLAFAIMCVKTL, from the coding sequence ATGACAGGAATGCTCAAGAAATGGGACAATGCCATCTTCGGCCGCTATCAGAATCACTATGCACAGGAACTGGAACACAGTCTGCAAGGTTGTGAGTCTCTTCTGGACGTAGGCTGTGGTGCATATTCTCCGATTCGTTTTTTTAAGCAACGTCTTCCGCATACCATGGGAATTGACGCTCATGAACCGTCCATTGAAAGAAGCCGTGCAGAAAACATTCATGACGATTACCGTTTAATGAATGTGATGGAAATGGATAGCGTATTCGGTGAAAACAGTTTTGATGCCGTGATCGCATCCGACCTGATCGAACATTTGACCAAGGAAGACGGCCTGGTTCTCCTCAAAAAGATGGAAAAGGTAGCCCGAAAAAAAGTGGTGATATATACACCCAATGGCTTCCTTCCTCAGCGGGCTTATGACAACAACGATCTTCAGGTCCATTTATCCGGATGGGAAGTAGATGAGATGAAGGCCCTTGGCTATGAAGTTACGGGGATCAATGGCTGGAAACCACTCCGGGGAGAATTTGCGGAAATGAGATACAAGCCTAAGGTACTTTGGGGCAGGGTATCCCTTCTAACGCAACCTTACACAAGGCATCGACCACATCTGGCCTTCGCCATCATGTGTGTCAAGACCTTGTGA
- a CDS encoding glycosyltransferase → MKILLLGDLGSPHLRKWIDACLNASLEVAVYTMAEKPGQVPEKLAVYYSPDHIKTRSGGSSLKKWVYLKALPSVKRVIRDFQPDIVHAHYLTSYGLLARLSGFRPYVVSAWGSDLMDFPTHGSLQQLVVKSIIRGASGMHIPGQTMAGLAGIPGGPPLFILPFGIDTTRFVPIQTQIQDQSLTIGTVKSLEDIYGIDLLIKAFANLYSQYTASPLNLLIVGDGSRRKEYEALVSSLGIKEKTVFTGKVSAEEVVRYHQEIDVFVNMSYRESFGVAVLEASSCGVPVLASDIGGLKEVVKNGETGMLLPSGDVGVLTQALERLCSDQQLRRTMGLNGRKFVEENYDWKKAAIRIPQWYREIKEGITRS, encoded by the coding sequence ATGAAAATTCTGTTACTGGGTGATCTTGGCTCACCGCACCTCCGAAAGTGGATCGACGCATGTTTGAATGCATCCCTGGAGGTGGCTGTGTATACCATGGCGGAAAAGCCTGGTCAGGTACCGGAAAAATTAGCGGTGTATTACTCACCCGATCATATCAAGACACGCTCTGGTGGATCGTCCTTGAAAAAATGGGTTTATCTGAAGGCGCTTCCCTCCGTTAAGAGGGTCATTCGCGATTTTCAACCGGACATTGTTCATGCACATTATTTAACGAGTTACGGACTGCTTGCCAGACTTAGCGGTTTCAGGCCCTATGTGGTATCCGCCTGGGGTAGTGATCTGATGGACTTTCCCACGCATGGCAGCCTACAGCAGCTTGTGGTGAAAAGCATTATTCGTGGGGCATCCGGGATGCATATACCCGGGCAGACCATGGCGGGGTTGGCCGGTATACCGGGAGGACCGCCGTTGTTTATCCTGCCTTTTGGAATAGATACCACGCGTTTTGTTCCGATCCAAACCCAGATACAGGATCAGTCACTCACCATCGGAACCGTTAAATCCCTTGAGGATATTTACGGAATTGACTTGCTGATAAAGGCTTTTGCGAATTTATATTCACAATATACCGCATCACCACTGAATCTCCTGATTGTAGGTGATGGTAGCAGAAGGAAAGAATATGAAGCGCTCGTCTCATCTTTAGGAATAAAAGAAAAGACCGTATTTACCGGAAAAGTATCCGCAGAGGAAGTGGTGAGATATCACCAGGAAATAGATGTTTTTGTGAATATGTCATACCGTGAAAGTTTCGGGGTTGCAGTGTTGGAGGCTTCTTCATGCGGGGTGCCGGTGCTGGCTTCGGATATCGGCGGATTGAAGGAAGTGGTGAAGAACGGTGAAACGGGAATGCTTCTTCCTTCCGGAGATGTCGGCGTGCTGACACAGGCCTTGGAACGATTGTGTTCAGATCAACAACTCAGACGCACCATGGGTCTGAATGGGCGAAAGTTTGTTGAGGAAAATTATGACTGGAAGAAGGCAGCCATTCGCATTCCCCAATGGTATCGGGAAATAAAGGAAGGTATCACAAGGTCTTGA